In Limnobaculum parvum, one DNA window encodes the following:
- a CDS encoding OmpA family protein → MSQVNKRSTWCRKSAIGLISALLTFNAMANPAVDNDSMMFDSVESSAGPVASTPGPAVIMKHTGLQYLPVGKIGNSLSQVVFYNPKKSSSNTIGVADIYVDREFQGALREGQFSVFCLLPGKHIIEAYQNDAPHYTGKEAPKTIAQLNGGKTYFVETNSDKDNGTPVSVSRITAENQLFGYKSSATINRASAVKPCEYVGGMSQLGNVLFNFAGNKVSDIEAGGVDIVKNMAKHINSLPQIQRVDIVGHADPIGTPEFNQKLSVQRAETVKKMLISYGVPASMLFTSGEGANNPTVNCDSLQNQERNYCNRANRRVDALIQTNDSAE, encoded by the coding sequence ATGTCACAAGTAAATAAACGTTCAACATGGTGCCGTAAATCAGCAATCGGTTTAATTTCCGCGTTATTAACTTTTAACGCTATGGCCAACCCGGCAGTTGATAATGACTCCATGATGTTTGATTCTGTAGAGTCATCAGCAGGCCCTGTCGCATCAACACCAGGACCCGCTGTCATTATGAAGCATACCGGTTTGCAGTATCTGCCTGTTGGAAAGATTGGTAATTCACTGTCTCAGGTCGTGTTTTATAACCCGAAAAAATCCAGCAGTAACACCATTGGCGTGGCGGATATTTATGTGGATCGGGAATTTCAAGGTGCATTGAGAGAAGGTCAATTTAGCGTATTCTGTCTGCTACCTGGTAAGCACATTATTGAAGCTTATCAGAATGATGCACCTCACTATACGGGGAAAGAAGCACCAAAAACTATCGCTCAACTTAACGGTGGAAAAACCTACTTTGTTGAAACGAATTCAGATAAAGATAACGGAACACCAGTGTCTGTCAGCCGTATCACGGCAGAAAACCAACTATTTGGTTATAAAAGCAGCGCGACGATTAACCGAGCTTCGGCAGTCAAACCCTGTGAATATGTAGGCGGTATGTCTCAGTTAGGCAACGTACTGTTCAACTTTGCCGGTAATAAAGTGTCGGATATCGAAGCCGGTGGTGTAGATATCGTGAAAAATATGGCAAAACACATTAATAGCCTGCCTCAAATTCAACGAGTTGATATTGTTGGTCACGCAGACCCAATAGGTACGCCGGAATTTAACCAGAAACTATCGGTTCAACGCGCAGAAACCGTGAAGAAAATGCTGATTTCCTATGGTGTACCAGCGTCAATGCTGTTTACCAGCGGTGAGGGTGCCAATAACCCAACGGTAAATTGTGATAGCTTACAAAATCAGGAACGCAACTACTGTAACCGTGCAAACCGTCGTGTAGATGCTTTGATTCAAACGAATGATAGTGCGGAATAA